The Hordeum vulgare subsp. vulgare chromosome 4H, MorexV3_pseudomolecules_assembly, whole genome shotgun sequence genomic interval GTTCTTGAAGAGCTCTGAGGCCCATATCGACTCGTTTGCACTGCTAGGTGTGTGTGCATGCTTAATTACACAAACTTATTTTTGCGGGCTTGTCTTTCTACGTTTGGGAGTTTGGGATAATGCCAAGACAGTTGCAGCCTTGCAGGCATCATATACTTACTTGTCATCATCTATGAAAGAAAACAAGTGTGTCATAGCATACCATGTGCTGTGTAAGATTAATCTGAGGTGAGCATAATTGCCCAACCTCTAGCTTAATTTGGAAGCTAAAAATGTCTTGAAGTGGTAACTGCTTTTGATAGAAGGGATTTTGACCCAAACATGGCATCAAAGGTGATCTAACCGTAAGGAGTATATAAACTCGATCTCAGCATAGCAAGATGCCACAGCCCTATCAAGTCGACCAAATGAACTAAATTTATAGAAGATGGGTGACTTCTCGAAATTTAGTTCATTTAGTTCAACTAAAGAGGGTCAGAGAATACTCTAAAGGGCACCAATTTGCACCCATATCCTTGATTGTCTTCTCACACCACATACATGCTAGTTTGAACAACTTCGTGTGCTCCGACCGTTGAAGCATAGACGATTTATGGAACCAACACATAAATGAGTGTATAACCCGCAAAGGAGTACAAGTCTTCTTTTTGTCAAAAATCAAATCATTCTTGTATAGCCAAAGAAACCAACATAAGGCACCACACCCATCAAAGATGTGAGAGGAAAGCTTCTTATTGATACCCACAACCAGGTGTCAAAAATATTATGCACATTACAAGATGGATACAAATTTAAGGCCACCTCGACAATACACCAAACAACTCGAGCAAAATTGTATTCTGGTCACTGTTAAAGACTAGTAAGTTTAGTAACAAATTATATTGGCACCTTTAGTGTAGAAATATGCAATTGCACAACGACTACTTAATAAGATACTAAACTCCCTAGGAATGTTAGGTTCTGGTGTGTCAGTGCTTAAGGGATCGAATCGATCTATGTGGGTCGGGTTTGGGTCTACAGGGTCAACTACGAGGATTTTACGGGGCATCCGTCTATCTAATCTctctgcgccccccccccccccccccccggaattTCAGGTGGTGGTTCTCTCCCAATCTGCAATTATACTGTTCCACAATACTAGTGTGTTAACTCGGCATTAAACCCCCCATTGGTGTATAATTACTCGGTTAATTTGTGTGTTACGTGTAAGAATGGCACACCCACACACAGAACAATTTAGTATACCTTGCACACCATATACCCTATCTAGCCAACTAAAAAACAAACTCATATGTAAACAAAAGCCCGCGTACCTCATGTGTGAAACACACAATGAAGCAACTAATCCTAACAGCCTAAAAAAAAGCTTAACTCATGACGAAAGAATGGCGTGGCAAAACACAAATGACCCTCTAGTGGTTATAGAAACATGTAGCTACCAATTTTTCATTAGATATAAAACCCACCGACATCTCATGAATTAGTAAGAAGTATTTCTAGTCAACTTAGAAACATATATGCCCCCTTGTTTCATTTATTTTCCATAGCTATCGATGAAGCCACTATTGAACCGGGACATAATCTGGCTATAAGAGTCGCCACCTTAGGGTTTTTTTGTATGATTTGGGGATAGAGAAGAGAGGAACGGATTGTAAAACTTATAGCCAGCTGTAACATTTGCGAGAGAAGAATATGTTTCAGACATAATATGTATAGCTAGCATCTACCATATGTATGTGCTTTTAGATTGACTATACATATGATGTGGCGAAATAGAGCAAGCAGTTGGGTCTCTTATTAGCCTTGCTCTTAGAGCTAGGTTCATACCCGGACCCTTCGTTTCAGTATACAGGACATGTTGTTATTTTCAAAAACCAAATATTTATATGGTTGATGAAGTTTATACAGAATGGTTATATTAGTATCTACAATGTCAGATAAAGAACAAATATTTATGGTGAACCTAATGGTACTGATTTGACATTGCAGATATTGCAAATCAAACACAGAAACTTAGTTGTCCTTAATAAATCTTGATTGCTAGTTAGATCCTCCATTATGAGAGTTGTCGGGGGCATGAGGTACTGTATGAGACACACGCTGCCTTTTCTTCAAAAAGGGATGTGTGGAGGCACATGCATGCTGGAATGCTTTGTACGGCCGCATGGCAAAGCAACTGCTGGCTAGCTACCACCACACCACCGTTGGCATTGTTGAAAGCTGGAAcacgacacacacacacacacacacacatgcagtgGCATATACTCCCGTGTGGTGTGGAGAGGCCCGTTGATCAGTTGATGCATATGCACATGTCAGCCTAGGCGCTGCATGCAGTTGCGATGTCGGCACGCATGCACGATAGTACATGCATGGGCATGTGAACGTCTGGCTGAAATGTTCTCTGCCTCCGATGGCCGTACCGCCCGATTATTATCCAGCTTTTTTGTGCCTCTGCATGCATGATTGGACATATAGGATCAATCAGCCTGATctggaagagatcatgatcagttcGATGTTGGATGGTATGGTGGTGGTGGGGCGTGCTAGCATGCATGTTCTGTGGTAATTTGGTGGTTACATGTGCGGCCAGCAGCTGATCTATGGTAGCAAAAGCAAACCTATGTCGATCGATCTAGTGACAGTATTTAGAACGTTGGCTCGTTAGAAGAAACTAATTAATTACTGATCAGGTAACAACTACGACGAGTGCGGGGGGGTTTGTGAAGAAGACGAGCAGGAGACCGGGGGCGTCGCCGGCCTCCTGCCTTCCGGCGAGGGCAAGCGGCTGAAGCGCCAGCTCCTGGACAAGTATAGCGGTTACCTGAGAAGCCTATGGAGGCAGCTCtccgggaagaagaagaagagcggcAGGCTGCCGAGGGAGGCGCGCCAGAGGCTCCTGCGTTGGTGGCAGCTGCACCACGGATGGCCCTACCCATCGGTACGTGCTTGGCTACGTACTTTGAGTTCATGCTTGTAGATGTAGATCTTCGTACGTAAGGGCTAATGGCGCCATGCGTGCATGCGTTCCAGGACTCGGAGAAGGCGGCGTTGGCGGAGTCGACGGGGCTGGACACGAGGCAGATCAACAACTGGTTCATCAACCAGCGGAAGCGGCACTGGAGGCCGACGCCGCCGGCGATGGACAGCAGGTTGCAGCAGCACATCAACGCCGGTGCTTCCAGCGGCAGCTCTCCGGCGGTCCTTGGGATGGAAGGCCAGCGCTTCACCGGACGGAGTGGGTGTCCCGACGGTGGTCCGTTGAGACCCTGATCGATCAGTGGGCCGCATGCCTGGCATAGTGTGTCCAAACCTACATGCAATAGATTCATTGCAAAGTGGAGTTCATGATGGAGTGTAAATGTGATCAATTCAACAATATTTTTCGAACCATCAACTAATTAAATAATGAGGCCGGTATAAGCCATCGGGCCCAGCACGGCGTAAAAGATTATGAAATACTGGACGGGCGGAATGGAGTAAATTGCACGAAATCATCATTTTGAAGGCGAGTTTTGCAGAAAACACTATAATACATTTATTTTGAAGAAAACAACATGTCTTGCGTAATCTTTTTCAGAAAACACTGATCGATGGATCGGGGTCAGTTAAGCCCGTTTATGAAAGGGGGGGCCCAATTTTTTGCCTATGTGGCACTGTCGGCCGTCCCGACAGCCGTTAGACGACGTGCGACGGCGCCGTCCCCCTCTGTTCGATGGACCCGGTCAAAAGACCAGTCGGTCCAAGCACAGCTTCCACTCTCCCCACTCTGTCTCGCTGCTCTCTCGATCCTCTCTCTTGCTCGCCGCACCCGCCGTGGCCTTGCTGTGTTGCCGCGACCTCGCCATGGTGTTCTGGAGTGGTGGGTCCGATAGCAACGACCATTGCGTGGAGTACGTCAGCTCAGCTTCGGACGACGGGACCACTCAGGTAAGTTCTTAGATTTTTAGGGTTATGGTTTGTGATTTGGGGGGTTTTTGAAGGAGCTTGTTCTCAACCTGTGGATCAGATATCTGGTATTCCCCACTACAACTCCCTGCTACAACTGAAGACTCCGAATTCGAGGGACCTGAAACAGAGTTGCTTGATTTGTGCCATGGGCATGGGAAGGCCTCACAGAGGCGTGCTGCGCGCTTTCGAAGGAATCCACACTCGCAGGAGGTTTCTTTGCTGTGCTGAGAAGGTATATTGTCATTTGTTCTCTCTGGATCCGTACTGTGGAGGCAACCATTGTAGTTTATTGTTAAATTAATattgaatacaatgatttgctaacccctctacctgtGGGGGAGGACGGCATATATAGAgtccgctgccctccacaacggttccggtacaggggtggagtaacagggcttgaatgcgtacgttacaggtaacgtatgccctaaatgctaataaatgcacccgaaaacgtacggcagtttccctccagagaggttatggtgtaccgagtgtatccagtcggttagtttggtatcttccgaatgctagtctccgactggatgattgagcATCTGTTACCgattggatgatggggactccttaatccaGTCGGGACAGACTTAGGACCCTGTcctttgcgtggggtagtccttgggtaggacctgtatggcaggcctatgaccctaccctaggactatgaccccatcatatccggtttgcgacttagagtcgttcggatctgtgtcaaagcttgcatcgacgtaaccttttacggcgagctcttcgtcacctccatacacgagaaacatctccttagtccttttcaggtacttgaggatattcttgaccgttgtccagtgatccactcctggattactctgcaacctacctgccatacttatggccaggctaacgtccggtctagtgcacaacattgcatacatgatagaacctatggctgaagcataggggacggggcgcatatgctctctatcctcatcagttgctgggcactgagtcttactcaatctcgtaccttgtaaaactggcaagaaccccttcttggactgttccattttgaacctcttcaaaactttatcaaggtatgtgctttgtgaaagtcctatcaggcattttgaactatccctatagatcttaatgcctagaatgtaagcagcttctcctaggtctttcatagagaaacttttattcaagtaatcctttatgctctccaaaaactctacgttgtttccaatcagcaatatgtcatccacatataatattagaaacgccacagagctcccactcactttcttgtaaatacaagattctcaaaccacttgtataaacccaaatgctttgatcacctcatcaaagcgtttgttccaactccgagatgcttgcaccagtccataaatggatcgctggagcttgcacaccttgttagcattcttaggatcgacaaaaccttcgggttacatcatatacaattcttccttaaggaaaccgttaaggaacgccgttttgacatccatctgccagatttcataatcgaaaaatgcagctattgctaacatgattctgatggacttaagcatcgctacaggtgagaatgtctcatcgtagtcaactccttgaacttgtgaaaaaccctttgccacaagtcgagctttataaacggtcacattgccgtcagcgtccgtcttcctcttaaagatctatttgttctgaatagccttgcggccctcaggcagtacttccaaagtccacactttgttctcatacatgcatcctatctcggacttcatggcttctagccatttgttggaatttgggcccaccattgcttcttcataatttgcaggttcattgttgtccaacaacatgattgataagacgggattactgtaccactctggagcagcacgtggtctcatcgacctgcgtggttcgacagaaacttgaaccggagtttcatgatcatcatcattaacttcctcctcaaccggcgtcgcaacgacagaggtttccccttgccctgcgccaccatccagagggatgagaggtttgacaacctcgtcaagttctatcttcctcccactcaattctctcgagagaaactccttctcgagaaaagctccatttttagcaacaaacacttggccctcggatttgagatagaaggtgtacccaactgtctcttttgggtaacctatgaagatgcacctttccgctttgggttccagcttttcaggctgaagctttttgacataagcatcacatccccaaactttaagaaatgacaactttggccttttgccataccacagttcgtatggtgtcgtctcaacggattttgatggtgccctatttaaagtgaatgcagctgtttctaatgcataaccccaaaacgataacggcaaatcggtaagagacatcatagatcgcaccatctctaataaagtacgattacgacgttcggacacacaattacgatgtggtgttccaggcggtgtcaactgtgaaacaattccacattgtcttaagtgagcaccaaactcgaaactcagatattcacccccacgatcagaccgtaggaacttgatcttcttgttacgatgattttcaacttcactctgaaattgcttgaacttttcaaatgtttcagacttgtgcttcattaagtagacataaccatatctactcaaatcgtcagtgaaggtgagaaaataacgatatccgccgcgtgcctctacgctcatcggaccacacacatcggtatgtatgatttccaacaagtcacttgcatgctccattgttccggagaacggagttttagtcatcttgcccatgaggcatggttcgcacgtgtcaagtgaatcaaagtcaagtgactccaaaagtccatcggcatggagtttcttcatgcgctttacaccaatatgacctaagcggcagtgccacaaaaatatggcgctatcattgttaactctaactcttttggtctcaatgttatgtatgtgtgtatcactatcaagattcaatatgaacaatcctctcacattgggtgcatgaccataaaagatgttactcatataaatagaacaaccattattctttgacttaaaagagtaaccgtctcgcaataaacaagatccagatataatgttcatgctcaacgcaggcactaaataacaatgattcaagttcataactaatcctgatggtaactgaagtgaaactgtgccgacggcgattgcatcaaccttggaaccatttcctacgcgcatcgtcacttcatctttcgccagccttcgtctattccgcagttcctgtttcgagttgcaaatatgagcaacagaagcggtatcgaatacccaggcactactacgagagccggttaagtacacatcaataacatgtatatcaaatatacctgatttttctttggccgccttcttatctgccagatacttggggcaattgcgcttccagtgacccatacccttgcaatagtaatactctgtttcaggctttggtctagctttgggtttcttcatcggattggcaacaggcttgccgctcttctttgaatttcccttcttgcctttgccgtttctcttgaaactagtggtcttattcacaatcaacacttgatgctctttacggagttcagactctgcgactttcagcatcgcaaacaactcgccgggtgacttgttcatcccttgcatgttgtagttcaacacaaagcctttatagcttggcggtagtgattgaaggattctgtcagtgatagcctctcgcgggagttcaatccccagctcagctagacggtttgagtacccaaacattttgagcacatgttcactgacagacgagttctcctccatcttgcaagaatataatttatcggaggtctcatacgtctcgatccgggcgttcttctgaaagataaacttcaactcctggaacatctcaaatgctccatgacgctcaaagcgacgttgaagtcccggttctaagccatacaagactgcacattgaactactgagtagtcctccttacgtgctaaccaagcgttcttaaaatcctgatcagccatagcgggtggttcatcccctagcgcagcattaaggacataat includes:
- the LOC123450998 gene encoding homeobox protein knotted-1-like 4; this encodes MDNFHFALNRPPPTIRLRRSSHQPDNQRMDHQLHLHGSGPGATAITPFFVAMDQYAASTSTSPPEKAPAAAPLGAPEHCGKSSYSRRSSDTIKAKIMSHPLYPALLGAFIDCRKVGAPPEVVGRLSSLVDELRPSSDGMQEQPVDPELDQFMETYRDMLVMYSQELTRQIQEANEFLKSSEAHIDSFALLGNNYDECGGVCEEDEQETGGVAGLLPSGEGKRLKRQLLDKYSGYLRSLWRQLSGKKKKSGRLPREARQRLLRWWQLHHGWPYPSDSEKAALAESTGLDTRQINNWFINQRKRHWRPTPPAMDSRLQQHINAGASSGSSPAVLGMEGQRFTGRSGCPDGGPLRP